Proteins from a genomic interval of Alteromonas macleodii ATCC 27126:
- a CDS encoding MFS transporter — protein sequence MNHKLTLKEKVGYGMGDAAANLVWRGALAYLAVFYTDTFGITAAAAAMLFLVVRLSDGVTDIIMGMIADRTQTKMGKFRPWILGSTPFLGLFMVLCFTTPDLSYSGKLIYAYLTYIGLTLAYTVNNVPYSALMGVMTSDDRERTSLSGFRFAGAFFGGLLVMGCLPMLVDLLGQGNTAVGYQYTMWLFATLLVILMCVTVFTTKERVTLQQVSKPQDTKLDSPKTETGTQVAPAPRSLTSELIDLGKQLPLILVPLSAITAFFYYRDALTGAIFITVLALTTIAIKRLTRRPEAENTRSQQDIIDLLSNKPWLILLGMGFLTMMFNGIKYGVIAYYFKYYMGNELLTGYFFISLLVVSIFGALATSKLAAMFGRKKLFIIALLASSVLTSGIYFVPQKSVSAIFILGCSAEFFAAILPTLFFSMLGDSADYSEYKTGRRATGLVYSAGSFVQKTGGGFAGALVLLVLGSYGYNGLDINTINQTLPGMKSLMSWIPALFGFAGAALICLYPLNDEKQKEVTQALLSRRSEQPPISA from the coding sequence ATGAACCATAAGCTGACATTAAAAGAAAAAGTGGGTTATGGCATGGGCGACGCTGCGGCCAATTTAGTTTGGCGGGGCGCACTTGCATATTTGGCGGTATTTTATACCGATACGTTCGGTATTACAGCCGCTGCAGCTGCGATGCTATTTCTTGTCGTTCGTCTTTCTGACGGTGTGACCGATATTATCATGGGAATGATTGCTGACAGAACCCAGACTAAGATGGGAAAGTTTCGCCCTTGGATATTAGGCTCCACTCCTTTTCTTGGCCTTTTCATGGTCCTTTGCTTTACCACACCTGATCTCTCGTATTCAGGCAAACTCATTTACGCTTATCTGACCTACATCGGACTAACCTTAGCGTATACGGTTAATAATGTACCGTACTCAGCGCTTATGGGCGTGATGACCAGTGATGATAGAGAGCGTACAAGTTTGTCTGGCTTTCGTTTTGCTGGGGCATTCTTTGGTGGACTGCTTGTTATGGGATGTTTGCCTATGCTGGTGGACTTACTAGGCCAAGGGAACACTGCTGTAGGGTATCAATATACCATGTGGTTGTTTGCCACGTTGCTTGTCATATTAATGTGCGTAACAGTTTTTACCACGAAAGAGCGCGTTACGTTGCAGCAGGTTTCAAAGCCTCAAGACACTAAACTGGACTCTCCAAAAACAGAGACAGGTACCCAAGTAGCGCCCGCTCCTCGTTCACTAACATCTGAACTCATCGACTTGGGAAAGCAACTACCGTTAATTCTAGTTCCTCTTTCAGCAATAACCGCCTTCTTTTATTATCGAGACGCTTTAACTGGGGCAATCTTCATTACTGTTTTAGCGCTTACTACTATTGCAATTAAACGGTTAACTCGCCGACCGGAAGCCGAGAACACCCGTTCTCAGCAGGATATTATCGACCTGCTTTCCAATAAACCCTGGCTAATTCTGTTAGGAATGGGTTTTCTAACCATGATGTTTAATGGCATCAAATATGGCGTTATTGCCTACTATTTCAAATATTACATGGGCAATGAGCTACTCACAGGCTACTTTTTCATTTCACTGCTGGTGGTGTCGATTTTCGGCGCATTAGCAACGTCCAAATTAGCCGCTATGTTTGGTCGCAAGAAGCTCTTTATTATCGCGCTGTTAGCAAGTAGCGTATTGACCTCTGGCATTTATTTTGTTCCTCAGAAAAGCGTGAGCGCCATATTCATTCTAGGTTGCAGTGCAGAGTTTTTTGCAGCCATATTGCCTACCTTATTTTTCTCTATGCTAGGAGACTCGGCAGACTACAGTGAATATAAGACAGGTCGAAGAGCCACCGGACTCGTCTACTCTGCAGGCTCTTTTGTTCAAAAAACAGGGGGAGGCTTCGCAGGGGCGCTCGTCTTGCTAGTATTGGGAAGCTATGGCTATAACGGTCTTGATATCAATACAATTAATCAAACGCTTCCAGGTATGAAGTCTTTAATGAGTTGGATACCGGCGCTATTTGGCTTTGCTGGCGCGGCGTTAATCTGTCTGTACCCATTAAATGACGAAAAACAAAAAGAAGTTACACAAGCTTTACTCTCTCGACGTAGCGAACAACCGCCGATATCGGCATAA